The following coding sequences lie in one Stigmatopora argus isolate UIUO_Sarg chromosome 5, RoL_Sarg_1.0, whole genome shotgun sequence genomic window:
- the il12b2 gene encoding interleukin-12 subunit beta isoform X1 translates to MKDLDKNDHSLLVKGVGEPSLGEYICWHGGESASVYLLLIDEEKPDSFLSCRAKSYNCKFTCTWSNSSYHVVRLGLGPHCRKGNDLCHWFNGTVNKQDGSLHFELYHSRSPYAEESTMLELTAEATDGYFFFKRTMKFHLRDIIKPDSPHIIQCQELDHSLNVIVKPPLSWSKPHSFFALEHEVEYQSAHDGNFESVKSTSPMQIPKMITKLRVRSRDSLVQSAWSHWTGWTNVKTQVMCQSLLASTISLTETQWNVPYVV, encoded by the exons ATGAAAGATTTGGACAAGAATGATCACAGTCTACTGGTCAAGGGTGTAGGGGAGCCCAGTCTGGGAGAGTACATTTGCTGGCACGGGGGTGAAAGCGCCTCTGTCTATTTACTGTTGATCGATGAAGAAAAACCCG ATTCTTTCCTCTCCTGTCGCGCAAAGTCCTATAACTGCAAATTTACCTGTACGTGGAGTAACAGTAGTTACCATGTTGTACGGCTTGGACTGGGGCCACATTG CCGCAAAGGAAACGACTTGTGCCACTGGTTCAACGGCACAGTTAACAAACAAGATGGGAGCCTCCACTTTGAGCTGTATCATTCGCGCTCACCTTATGCGGAGGAGAGCACCATGTTGGAGCTCACTGCCGAGGCCACCGATGGCTATTTCTTCTTCAAGAGGACCATGAAATTTCATCTTCGAGACATCA TTAAACCAGACAGCCCGCACATCATCCAATGTCAAGAACTGGACCACAGCTTAAATGTGATTGTCAAGCCTCCATTAAGCTGGTCCAAACCTCACAGCTTCTTCGCCTTGGAACACGAGGTTGAATATCAGAGCGCGCATGACGGCAAT TTTGAAAGTGTCAAGAGCACCTCACCCATGCAGATACCCAAGATGATCACCAAACTGAGGGTCCGCTCCCGGGACTCGTTGGTGCAGTCAGCCTGGAGCCACTGGACTGGCTGGACGAATGTAAAAACGCAGGTAATGTGCCAAAGTCTGTTGGCTTCTACCATCTCTTTGACAGAAACTCAGTGGAATGTTCCCTATGTCGTGTAA
- the il12b2 gene encoding interleukin-12 subunit beta isoform X2 — translation MKDLDKNDHSLLVKGVGEPSLGEYICWHGGESASVYLLLIDEEKPDSFLSCRAKSYNCKFTCTWSNSSYHVVRLGLGPHCRKGNDLCHWFNGTVNKQDGSLHFELYHSRSPYAEESTMLELTAEATDGYFFFKRTMKFHLRDIIKPDSPHIIQCQELDHSLNVIVKPPLSWSKPHSFFALEHEVEYQSAHDGNFESVKSTSPMQIPKMITKLRVRSRDSLVQSAWSHWTGWTNVKTQIQGGKMKVCKPQEAVICCYP, via the exons ATGAAAGATTTGGACAAGAATGATCACAGTCTACTGGTCAAGGGTGTAGGGGAGCCCAGTCTGGGAGAGTACATTTGCTGGCACGGGGGTGAAAGCGCCTCTGTCTATTTACTGTTGATCGATGAAGAAAAACCCG ATTCTTTCCTCTCCTGTCGCGCAAAGTCCTATAACTGCAAATTTACCTGTACGTGGAGTAACAGTAGTTACCATGTTGTACGGCTTGGACTGGGGCCACATTG CCGCAAAGGAAACGACTTGTGCCACTGGTTCAACGGCACAGTTAACAAACAAGATGGGAGCCTCCACTTTGAGCTGTATCATTCGCGCTCACCTTATGCGGAGGAGAGCACCATGTTGGAGCTCACTGCCGAGGCCACCGATGGCTATTTCTTCTTCAAGAGGACCATGAAATTTCATCTTCGAGACATCA TTAAACCAGACAGCCCGCACATCATCCAATGTCAAGAACTGGACCACAGCTTAAATGTGATTGTCAAGCCTCCATTAAGCTGGTCCAAACCTCACAGCTTCTTCGCCTTGGAACACGAGGTTGAATATCAGAGCGCGCATGACGGCAAT TTTGAAAGTGTCAAGAGCACCTCACCCATGCAGATACCCAAGATGATCACCAAACTGAGGGTCCGCTCCCGGGACTCGTTGGTGCAGTCAGCCTGGAGCCACTGGACTGGCTGGACGAATGTAAAAACGCAG ATCCAAGGAGGAAAAATGAAGGTTTGCAAACCCCAGGAGGCGGTGATATGTTGCTATCCATAA
- the LOC144074296 gene encoding transcription factor BTF3-like, producing the protein MKESIMNQEKLAKLQAQVRIGGKGSARRKKKVVHRTATADDKKLQFSLKKLGVNNISGIEEVNMFTNQGTVIHFNNPKVQASLAANTFTITGHAENKQLTEMLPGILNQLGADSLTSLRRLAETLPKPMGESKAPMVTVEEEDDEVPDLVENFDEASKNEAN; encoded by the exons ATGAAGGAGTCCATTATGAACCAGGAGAAGCTTGCCAAACTGCAGGCACAGGTCCGCATAGGTGGCAAG GGATCGGCACGCAGAAAGAAGAAGGTGGTGCACAGAACAGCAACAGCAGATGACAAGAAGCTGCAGTTCTCCCTCAAAAAGCTGGGCGTCAACAATATCTCTGGCATTGAGGAG GTGAATATGTTCACAAACCAGGGCACAGTCATCCATTTTAACAACCCAAAAGTGCAGGCATCCTTGGCAGCCAACACCTTCACCATTACAGGCCATGCTGAGAACAAACAGCTCACGGAGATGCTCCCCGGAATCCTAAACCAGCTCGGGGCGGACAGTCTCACCAGCCTCAGGAGATTAGCAGAGACACTACCCAAGCCAA TGGGGGAGAGCAAAGCACCTATGGTCACTGTCGAAGAGGAGGATGACGAAGTTCCTG atCTTGTTGAGAACTTCGACGAAGCTTCAAAGAACGAAGCCAACTAA
- the LOC144074362 gene encoding uncharacterized protein LOC144074362 encodes MLLNGTIPLSVDFDSVGDFFVFIFHILFATSAVLVAGSVAVGIASSRWLRVQNRFIFMLNTSVSDTLTGFSVYYLGLFDVQEGYPSRNGTFYILPSFLGVNVLTFLFAQFDRYLAVCHPFFYNRYITRSLVISVCAFCWIYTYSILTVQNMVPISKAAQINAFGVMTLQIIVLVKVLMTIKLYVIARNHLAREPPSAERDNKRESLRIIVFVVICFLALWCPSFVNIIVRQLTRTGLRFRNEATNLFAIMARLNALVTPGLYIWGSPALRGAVWRVVWRRVCPRWRARVDLLTSKECG; translated from the exons ATGCTCCTGAACGGTACCATCCCTCTGTCGGTGGATTTTGACTCTGTCGGTGACTTCTTTGTGTTCATCTTCCACATCCTGTTCGCCACCAGCGCGGTCCTGGTGGCCGGCTCGGTGGCTGTCGGTATCGCCTCCAGTCGTTGGTTGCGCGTACAGAACCGCTTCATCTTCATGCTCAACACCAGCGTGAGCGACACGTTAACAGGCTTCTCCGTCTACTATCTGGGCCTGTTTGACGTCCAGGAGGGCTACCCATCCCGGAATGGAACCTTCTACATCCTCCCTTCTTTCCTAGGTGTCAACGTGCTGACGTTCCTGTTCGCGCAGTTCGACCGCTACCTTGCAGTGTGTCACCCCTTCTTCTACAACCGCTACATAACGCGCTCACTAGTGATCAGTGTGTGCGCCTTCTGCTGGATCTACACCTACTCCATCCTCACCGTGCAGAACATGGTCCCCATTTCCAAGGCGGCTCAGATCAACGCCTTTGGGGTAATGACCTTGCAGATCATCGTATTGGTCAAG GTTCTGATGACAATCAAGCTGTACGTGATTGCCCGGAACCATCTGGCCCGCGAGCCGCCCAGCGCCGAACGAGACAACAAGAGGGAGTCGCTGCGCATCATCGTTTTCGTGGTCATCTGCTTCCTAGCCCTGTGGTGCCCGTCGTTTGTCAATATCATCGTCAGGCAGCTCACCCGGACTGGGCTCCGCTTCCGCAACGAGGCCACCAATCTGTTTGCCATCATGGCGCGCCTCAATGCGCTGGTTACCCCCGGTCTTTATATCTGGGGCAGCCCGGCTCTCAGGGGGGCCGTGTGGAGGGTTGTGTGGAGACGGGTGTGCCCCAGATGGAGAGCCAG AGTGGATTTACTAACTTCAAAGGAATgtggatga
- the utp15 gene encoding U3 small nucleolar RNA-associated protein 15 homolog, translated as MALFKPTKIAVYPKHGEKVTQDTLYWKNYKPPVQIKEFASVTHIDFSPVAPHNFAVTAFTRIHIYGPFSQEPVKAFTRFKDTAYCGRFRSDGQMLVAGCEDSVVRLFDVNGKVALRMFKGHRKAVHVTDFTSDRYQIFTGADDCTCRLWDIPNGTELTSYREHTDYIRCGVSSKLNRDLFFTGSYDHTLKLFDARVDKSVMTMNHGQPVESVLLYHSEGLLVSAGGRYVKVWDLLKGGQPLVSLRNHHKTVTCLCLSSNGQRLLSASLDRHVKVYNTTNYKAVHNFDYESSILSLALAPEDQTLTVGMTNGILNIKHRKSPEESNEPRAQRRRRPEYRVFVKGKNYVPKQDDYLVSKPVKQHLAKHDKLLKSFNVTKALDAAMQSWTRHRKPEIPVAVIKELDRRGTLKNALAGRDEKEVSYLLNFLIGNLVDPRFAPVLVIAAELILDIYKSVVGQSSIVDRQLLRLQELLERELDYQQDLLEVLGMLDTVFASRLPRKEVPCPVVERPNGLPEGNMITSGPQLQAT; from the exons ATGGCGTTGTTTAAACCTACGAAAATTGCAGTTTATCCTAAACATGGTGAGAAAGTCACACAAGATACTCTGTACTGGAAAAACTACAAG CCTCCAGTACAGATAAAAGAATTTGCATCAGTGACACATATCGACTTCTCTCCTGTTGCCCCACATAACTTTGCAGTAACAGCATTTACACGA ATCCACATTTATGGCCCATTTTCCCAGGAACCAGTAAAGGCGTTTACACGGTTTAAAGATACCGCCTACTGCGGAAGGTTCCGTTCAGATGGTCAGATGCTAGTGGCGGGATGTGAGGACTCTGTTGTGCGGCTGTTCGATGTGAACGGCAAGGTGGCACTTAGAATGTTCAAAGGACACAGAAA AGCTGTACACGTGACGGACTTCACCTCGGATCGGTACCAGATTTTCACCGGGGCGGATGACTGCACCTGTAGACTTTGGGACATTCCTAATGGAACCGAGCTGACCAGCTACAGAGAGCACACCGATTACATTCGCTGTGGCGTTTCCAGCAAACTCAATAGAGATCTTTTCTTCACGG GATCATATGACCACACACTGAAATTGTTTGACGCCAGAGTGGATAAATCTGTAATGACTATGAACCATGGCCAGCCAGTGGAAAGTGTGCTCTTGTACCATTCTGAGGGACTCCTTGTGTCAGCAG GGGGACGCTATGTCAAAGTGTGGGATCTACTGAAAGGTGGTCAGCCATTGGTGTCACTGAGGAACCATCACAAAACAGTGACCTGTTTGTGTCTTAGCAGCAACGGCCAAAGGCTGCTGTCAGCCTCACTGGACAG GCATGTCAAAGTATACAATACAACCAACTATAAAGCGGTTCACAACTTCGACTATGAGTCCTCCATTCTCAGTCTGGCTTTGgct CCAGAGGACCAGACACTTACTGTGGGAATGACAAATGGTATCCTGAACATCAAACACAGGAAAAGCCCTGAGGAGTCAAATGAACCGAGGGCCCAACGACGGCGGCGGCCAGAATATCGTGTTTTTGTTAAAGGAAAGAATTACGTTCCAAAACAA GATGACTATCTTGTCAGTAAGCCTGTCAAGCAGCATTTGGCAAAACATGACAAACTGTTAAAAAGCTTCAATGTTACCAAGGCTTTGGATGCAGCTATGCAG TCATGGACGAGACACAGGAAACCAGAAATTCCCGTCGCTGTTATAAAGGAGTTGGATCGAAGAGGAACTTTGAAGAATGCTTTAGCCGGACGGGATGAAAAAGAAGTTTCTTACTTACTTAACTTTTTAATAGG AAATCTGGTCGACCCTAGGTTCGCTCCTGTCCTCGTCATAGCGGCCGAGTTGATCCTGGACATTTATAAGTCTGTTGTTGGCCAGTCATCCATCGTGGACCGCCAGCTTTTGCGTCTCCAAGAACTGCTAGAGAGGGAACTTGACTACCAGCAAGACCTCCTAGAAGTCTTGGGTATGCTGGACACTGTCTTTGCCTCCCGTCTGCCGAGGAAGGAGGTGCCGTGCCCTGTTGTGGAAAGACCCAACGGTCTACCTGAGGGAAATATGATTACCTCGGGACCTCAGCTCCAGGCTACCTGA